The following proteins are encoded in a genomic region of Nakaseomyces glabratus chromosome J, complete sequence:
- the BEM3 gene encoding GTPase-activating protein BEM3 (CAGL0J06996g~Ortholog(s) have GTPase activator activity, phosphatidylinositol-3-phosphate binding, phosphatidylinositol-4,5-bisphosphate binding activity), with protein MAGNFGAGSSALQLLEQYNDQRLEKDKKLEHIERNKPTEQKNYLDPDKRASWRRGSLDGGNNDWKSLYDDMFQDNLRMNKQLQDKDKEIALLEKVVVYLRDNIGVVNAKYNVNKNSTLEDLKKVVTEIDNAKHEHQFALPPRSTERTNNQRTTDPLDDFENEMKLKKVSENTPRPTPSATGSFQSNSTKTQSSEEPTLPSSYANKLNISPIRITEAPQNFTSPATSVTYTTSRITISSPRSVRHEPKQDTTAQVPESPSRRIVSQTIRKQQNGPLESCSNSQSGRNTPTKHLEKDQSVDRSFAPMSPPRTDFQKPKGQDFSPSSKEKIDNFAELLEASFGEEEVSKHDTQNGHQDLKKSNAIKSQGLPNVTINASITSTPVSAQQLGSPIIVNKKKDVLVNHDSQMSTPGTSSIVSSIVPGSLPNETPLGRADNLRHEREYLPSNEQRQETPSHISPQKPPANSQQGLRVDLTSVNRDNSLRSNPSLKPVTSDIPLFVQPEDLGTIQIQILSTLYKDPEINFQGEENSVLFSVIDRSSSQEMFKFSKSLKKLRELDVYLKSHIPSVSIPDLPSEQLYKSLLPVRVDQRREMLNGYFSSLVSIPNFPVNVGLKIAEFISTDTVMTPLTLGDTLYEGRLLMRKPKALGGGNTWKLRYGALNSKTLQLLENDQIMEQVKVRQVSLEILPNLPDDKFGTKNGFLLTEHKKSGLSGSNKYYLCTETAKEREGWISALHGLLDPNSSNLAPSTSSIRSGSNHTDNISFGRPDSSKPDPHYVTDLSNHRNSYNIETASNYSGISSPSGISEQNEGADDERESRRMKMRSIFPFKKIAGGVFPHDEDRDTENDSLNKSVETFVTSNNDNYSQRLVESTPLPVSLNTVFGAPLQKSMQLSSKTYQRQYHLPSIVYRCLEYLYKNHGIQEEGIFRLSGSSTLIKQLQEKFDREYDVDLSNFNNKLEGAGNEDDSNGGQFISVNTVSGLLKLYLRQLPHLICGDDEYGYFKGVVDMNHDNPAKIALGFRDIIASGKIPHQNLSLMYALFELLLRINENSRYNKMNLRNLCIVFSPTLNIPIGVLQPFIVDFACIFKGADPIPDSSREQIDIHIPNV; from the coding sequence ATGGCAGGGAACTTTGGTGCTGGAAGTTCAGCATTACAACTTCTTGAGCAATACAATGATCAGAGATTAGAAAAGGATAAAAAGCTCGAGCATATAGAACGTAACAAGCCTACagagcaaaaaaattaccTAGATCCAGATAAAAGAGCAAGTTGGCGTCGTGGTAGTCTAGACGGCGGCAATAATGATTGGAAGAGTTTGTATGACGATATGTTTCAAGATAACTTACGTATGAACAAACAGCTACAAGACAAAGATAAGGAAATTGCGCTTTTAGAAAAAGTTGTGGTATATTTGAGGGACAACATTGGTGTTGTCAATGCAAAGTATAATGTCAATAAGAATAGTACTTTGGAAGATCTCAAGAAGGTGGTTACAGAGATAGACAATGCAAAACATGAGCATCAATTTGCACTACCACCTAGATCTACAGAAAGGACGAACAATCAAAGGACAACAGATCCACTTGATGACTtcgaaaatgaaatgaaattgaagaaagtcTCAGAAAACACACCTAGACCTACCCCCAGTGCTACAGGATCATTTCAAAGTAATTCCACAAAAACTCAGTCATCTGAGGAACCAACTTTACCTTCTAGTTATGCAAATAAACTAAACATAAGCCCTATCCGTATTACTGAGGCACCTCAAAATTTCACTAGCCCAGCCACATCCGTTACATACACAACTTCAAGAATAACAATTTCGTCACCCAGATCAGTAAGGCATGAGCCAAAACAAGATACAACTGCACAAGTACCGGAGTCACCTTCAAGGAGAATAGTAAGTCAAACCATAAGAAAGCAGCAAAATGGTCCTCTGGAATCGTGTAGCAATAGTCAGTCGGGGAGAAATACACCAACTAAGCATCTAGAAAAGGATCAAAGTGTTGATCGTAGTTTTGCTCCAATGAGTCCACCCAGAACAGACTTTCAAAAACCAAAGGGACAAGACTTTTCACCTAGCtctaaagaaaaaattgacaaCTTTGCTGAGCTATTGGAGGCATCGTTTGGTGAAGAGGAAGTTAGTAAACACGACACCCAAAATGGCCATCaggatttgaagaagtccAATGCTATAAAATCTCAAGGTTTGCCTAATGTTACAATTAATGCAAGTATCACATCTACACCAGTTTCTGCTCAACAACTAGGATCTCCCATTATTgtaaacaagaagaaagatgtTTTGGTAAATCATGACAGCCAGATGTCGACTCCAGGTACATCATCGATTGTATCAAGTATTGTACCTGGTTCATTGCCTAATGAAACTCCGTTAGGTCGTGCTGACAATTTAAGGCATGAAAGAGAATATCTCCCATCTAATGaacaaagacaagaaaCACCATCCCACATTAGTCCACAGAAACCCCCGGCAAATTCACAACAGGGTTTACGAGTTGATTTAACTTCAGTAAATAGAGATAACAGCCTCAGAAGTAACCCTTCGCTAAAGCCTGTTACTTCAGATATACCATTGTTTGTTCAACCAGAGGACTTGGGCACAATCCAGATACAGATACTAAGTACCCTGTACAAAGATCCAGAAATTAATTTTCAAGGAGAAGAGAATTCAGTGTTATTCAGTGTCATCGATCGTAGTTCCAGCCAAGAGATGTTTAAATTCAGCAAGtctttaaaaaaattaagagAGTTAGATGTGTATCTGAAATCTCATATACCGTCTGTATCCATTCCAGATTTGCCGTCCGAACAACTGTACAAATCACTGTTACCTGTTAGGGTAGATCAGAGAAGAGAAATGCTAAATGgatatttttcaagtttagTGAGTATTCCGAATTTTCCCGTAAATGTTGGTTTGAAAATTGCTGAATTTATTAGCACGGATACGGTAATGACACCTCTGACTTTAGGAGACACATTATATGAAGGAAGGCTACTGATGAGAAAACCAAAGGCTCTCGGTGGTGGCAATACTTGGAAGTTAAGGTATGGTGCGCTCAATTCCAAAACTCTTCAGTTGTTAGAGAATGATCAGATAATGGAACAAGTAAAAGTAAGGCAAGTGTCTTTAGAAATATTGCCGAATCTACCTGATGACAAATTCGGCACAAAGAATGGCTTTCTTTTAACTGAGCATAAAAAATCAGGTTTGTCGGGATcaaacaaatattatttatgtaCTGAAACTGCAAAAGAGAGGGAAGGATGGATATCAGCATTGCACGGTTTACTGGATCCTAATTCTAGTAACTTGGCACCCTCAACTTCAAGTATTCGTAGTGGAAGTAATCATACTGATAACATTTCTTTCGGTAGACCCGATTCTTCTAAACCTGATCCGCATTACGTGACAGATTTAAGCAACCATCGTAACAGCTATAATATTGAAACAGCTAGCAACTATAGTGGGATATCTTCTCCGTCTGGTATTTCTGAACAGAATGAGGGTGCTGATGATGAAAGAGAATCAAGGCGTATGAAAATGAGAAGTATATTCCCATTCAAGAAGATAGCTGGAGGAGTTTTCCCCCATGATGAGGATAGAGACACTGAGAATGATAGTTTGAACAAAAGTGTGGAAACATTTGTCACatcaaataatgataactACTCCCAAAGATTGGTGGAATCGACACCTTTACCTGTGTCTTTGAATACAGTTTTTGGTGCTCCATTGCAGAAATCTATGCAGCTGAGCTCGAAGACATATCAACGTCAATATCATTTACCAAGTATAGTGTACAGATGTTTGGAGTATCTTTACAAAAATCATGGtattcaagaagaaggtaTATTCCGTTTAAGTGGGTCATCAACCTTGATAAAGCAGCTACAGGAAAAGTTTGACCGTGAGTATGATGTTGAtctatcaaattttaataaCAAACTCGAGGGTGCtggcaatgaagatgacagTAATGGTGGGCAATTCATTAGTGTAAACACTGTTTCAGGtttattgaaattgtaTCTGAGACAGCTTCCGCATCTGATTTGTGGTGATGATGAGTATGGCTATTTTAAAGGTGTTGTTGATATGAACCATGACAACCCTGCCAAGATAGCTCTAGGTTTTCGTGATATTATTGCAAGTGGCAAGATTCCTCACCAAAATTTATCTTTAATGTACGCTCTCTTTGAATTGCTACTACGaatcaatgaaaatagtcgctataataaaatgaatTTGAGAAATCTATGTATTGTTTTCTCGCCAACCCTTAATATTCCAATAGGTGTCCTACAACCATTTATTGTGGATTTTGCATGCATATTTAAAGGAGCAGATCCAATCCCAGACTCTTCGAGAGAGCAAATTGATATTCATATACCGAATGTGTGA
- the CQD1 gene encoding Cqd1p (CAGL0J07018g~Ortholog(s) have mitochondrion localization) → MLLNLIKSRAKVTTALAKVRVVGRQRRFLISPLTTASIATGAISLSIYHNRREHLLNETLEPDPTGDTFEMGLYIASEKERETLAASGKLDVIRKSRSLLVRSILKLWVVLDDNIIEPVLTVCRFLELMGLFLPVFSLYPICWLGRRIKLNDDITDTRGSIIWCKLIRIALELAGPSFIKLGQWAGSRTDIFSETLCYELGKLHSKVRPHSIEYSKKMITSSFEVDDFDEIFDSFGEKPLGVGAIAQVHVGKLNDAFYNKYSNKTPENNKWCAIKIIHPRVRNQIYRDLKIMKFFACVIDGIPTMEWLSLPNEVEQFSILMKLQLDLRIEALNLKRFNENFKDATQVKFATPYLELSNRDVLFEEYLHGFPMEDFLKVKRHIKDDDLCRRVSDPFVEAFLQMLIRDDFVHADLHPGNVMIRFVKTNKYGTQIISSEESSYNISHTLREKWRNKDSDLIPYLKSALTTYTPQICYIDTGLVTELNDRNRVNFIALFNALAQFDGYRAGELMIERSRTPETAIDKDLFALKVEKLVDKVKQRTFTLGNVSIGDLLDQMLRMVRSHHVRMEGDFVSVVVAILLLEGIGRQLDPDLDLFESSIPLLRDFNFMKETNNKFLTEIGTYKILKLLVGLEIRKLMTVSVRELYNLVKTDQLCPNY, encoded by the exons ATGCTGTTAAATTTAATTAAGTCGCGAGCTAAAGTTACAACTGCTCTGGCTAAAGTACGAGTGGTCGGTCGTCAGAGGCGGTTCTTGATAAGTCCTCTTACAACTGCGAGCATAGCTACTGGTGCTATATCATTATCGATTTATCATAATCGTAGGGAGCATTTGCTAAATGAAACTTTAGAACCGGATCCGACAGGAGATACATTTGAAATGGGTTTATATATTGCGTCGGAGAAAGAGCGGGAAACTCTTGCTGCAAGTGGTAAGCTAGACGTTATCAGAAAGTCTAGGTCGCTGCTTGTTAGAAGTATACTAAAATTATGGGTTGTTCTAGATgataatataattgaaCCTGTCTTGACAGTTTGTAGGTTCTTAGAACTTATGGGATTGTTTCTACCTGTTTTTTCTCTTTACCCAATTTGTTGGTTAGGAAGAAGGATCAAATTAAATGATGATATCACAGATACAAGAGGTTCCATAATATGGTGTAAATTGATTAGAATTGCTTTAGAACTGGCTGGTCCAAGTTTTATCAAGCTAGGTCAATGGGCAGGTTCCAGGACAGATATATTCTCAGAGACATTGTGCTACGAGCTAGGTAAATTGCACAGCAAGGTGAGACCCCATTCCATAGAATACAGTAAGAAAATGATAACCTCTTCATTTGAAGTAGATGACTTCgatgaaatatttgatagttTCGGAGAAAAACCACTAGGTGTTGGTGCAATTGCACAAGTCCATGTAGGGAAATTAAATGATGCATTTTACAACAAATATAGTAATAAAACaccagaaaataataaatggtGTGCGATAAAGATTATTCATCCTAGGGtaagaaatcaaatatacagagatttgaaaattatgaaattttttgcCTGTGTAATTGATGGTATACCAACCATGGAGTGGCTTTCTCTGCCTAATGAAGTCGAACAATTCTCAATATTAATGAAGCTACAGTTAGATCTACGTATAGAGGCCCTGAATCTCAAAAGGTTTAATGAGAATTTTAAAGATGCAACTCAAGTTAAATTTGCAACTCCGTATCTAGAGTTGTCAAATAGGGACgttttatttgaagaatatttACATGGCTTCCCGATGGAGGATTTCTTAAAAGTGAAGAGACATATCAAAGATGATGATCTTTGTAGGAGAGTAAGTGACCCATTTGTCGAAGCTTTCCTCCAGATGTTAATCCGTGATGATTTTGTTCATGCAGACTTACATCCTGGCAATGTCATGATTAGGTTTGTCAAGACGAATAAATACGGAACTCAGATAATCTCATCTGAGGAATCATCTTATAACATCTCGCACACATTAAGAGAAAAATGGAGGAACAAAGACTCTGATTTGATACCATATCTGAAATCGGCACTCACAACATACACACCACAAATATGTTATATCGATACCGGCCTGGTGACAGAATTGAATGATAGGAACCGTGTTAATTTTATAGCTCTATTTAATGCATTAGCACAATTTGATGGCTACAGGGCAGGTGAATTAATGATTGAGAGGTCTCGTACACCCGAGACTGCAATAGATAAAGATCTATTTGCACTAAAAGTGGAAAAATTAGTAGATAAAGTCAAGCAAAGGACTTTTACATTGGGGAATGTCTCAATTGGAGATCTTCTTGACCAAATGCTGAGAATGGTCAGATCACACCACGTTAGAATGGAAGGTGACTTTGTATCTGTTGTGGTGGCCATTTTACTGTTGGAAGGTATTGGTAGGCAACTGGATCCAGACCTGGATTTGTTCGAGAG CTCCATTCCATTACTGAGAGATTTCAACTTTATGAAAGAAACCAACAACAAATTCCTGACTGAAATTGGTACTTACAAAATCTTGAAACTTCTTGTAGGTCTAGAGATCAGAAAATTGATGACGGTTTCCGTACGTGAACTGTACAATCTTGTTAAAACAGACCAATTGTGTCCGAATTACTAG